From Mobula birostris isolate sMobBir1 chromosome 8, sMobBir1.hap1, whole genome shotgun sequence, the proteins below share one genomic window:
- the LOC140201529 gene encoding histone H2A: protein MSGRGKTGKAKSKPKSRSSRAGLQFPVGRVHRLLRKGNYAERVGAGAPVYLAAVLEYLTAEILELAGNAARDNKKTRIIPRHLQLAVRNDEELNKLLGGVTIAQGGVLPNIQAVLLPKKTGGSTNPKAK, encoded by the coding sequence ATGAGTGGACGAGGGAAAACCGGAAAGGCCAAGAGCAAGCCTAAGTCTCGCTCGTCCCGGGCCGGACTGCAGTTCCCGGTGGGCCGTGTTCACAGGCTCCTGAGAAAGGGTAACTATGCTGAGCGGGTGGGTGCCGGAGCCCCGGTCTAtctggctgctgtgctcgagtATCTGACGGCTGAAATCCTCGAGTTGGCCGGTAACGCAGCCCGGGACAACAAGAAGACCCGCATCATCCCCAGACACCTGCAGCTGGCCGTCCGCAACGACGAGGAGCTCAACAAGCTGCTGGGAGGGGTGACCATCGCTCAGGGCGGGGTGCTGCCCAATATCCAGGCCGTGTTGTTGCCCAAGAAAACCGGCGGGTCCACCAACCCCAAGGCCAAGTAA